The following is a genomic window from Pseudopipra pipra isolate bDixPip1 chromosome 2, bDixPip1.hap1, whole genome shotgun sequence.
TGAGCATTGGATCTGGAATTAAAGTCTTAGTGTGCAAACTCCTACATTctgcacacagcacagctgaaggTAAAAGCTTTGACTTGAGATAGCTCTTCATCTTGAGCCCATTTCATTGAATGCTGAAGTGCAATATTCAACTGAAAGCATGAAGATGCCTTGTAATATATTTGAACATTTTGTGGTCTCTTCCTCCTTAAAGTTCATCTAAAGTAGTTACCATTTGAATCATCTTTTTGTAGTTTCTTGAACAGAGCCACTCGCTACCACAATAGTGCTCTCTGTTATAATCAGAACTCTACCCAAAGCATAGATGTCTTTGTTAGCTTGAGGATAAGAAGAGAGGATACAAGGTCACGTGCCTTTTGTAAAATCTCTTTGCCAAACTCAGTTTGTTaacctgctggagcaggctgtcttaagaaaaagaaacctcaAAAGTGTTCAATATTGATAAAGTTTTCTCTTATTCTGTCCAAGAAAGGGCTCCAGACTTTGTCTTCCTAGCAGCAAATGAGGAAGAGAGTGTTTCATGACTAGTGGTGACAAATTATGTTATTATATTGGTGTATCTGGTGCTCAGTTTGTAAAAAGAGCCTGTCACTATGCCTTagtaaaagaacagaaattcaTTGGCTCTCACAGAACCAGAGTTTAGTTATATtcacttaaataaaaatatttttctaaaaagtcAGCAGATGCCAAAATAGTAAATCCCGAGAAGGCAATAGAAGGCTTCTTTGTGGAAGACTAatccaaaattttattttcaccaCTGCAAATCCTTAATAGCATGGACTGCAGTGACATTGCTTTGGATTTACACAAATACAAGTAAGAGGATTTAATCTGCTGGAACCATTTTTAATGCAGCATTTTTCAAAGTGCTCAGTGTTGTAGTGTGTACAATGTACATACCTGGTTTTGgacttgcttttttcttctctgcacgTCTAAGCTGTTCTTCATGGATCTGCTGCCCAGTCATTAATCTGTACACTGGAGGTTCTACATTCTCTTTAAGGAGAACTAGTTTCAGGTTATGTTGATCCATAAGTTTGAGTGCATCTGCTCGATGCATGTTTCCTAAGCTCTCTCCATCCTGGTTGATTACATGCACAATACGATAGGGAATTCTTCGCCCAACACTTCCAAATGCTGTATTCCTTTTTGGTTCTGTCTGAGATTTTTCAGCTGTACAAAATGGCTGAGTAAGTGCAAACACAGTTGACTTTCTAGGGTCAGGTACCACTGTccagaatggaaaaaagaaCCACTTTTGTGGTGTCTGCGTCAGAAGAGTACCAAAGAACCTTTTTGCGTATCTGTTCTCATTTCTGGTTGCTTGACATAAGTGTTTCATCGTGCACAAGGCAGTCATtctgaggaagaaataaaaacaagttACCCCAATCAGTCACATTCTTCTAGTTATATTAGGAAGACTTGACTCCAGTTCAGTAAACCCTAGTCCTTGAAACTACTCTTTTAAAAAGATGCATGGTGTTACTATACAGAGGGATTTAACCCAGAGAGAAAGTCTGACTAAGGAGCAAAATTTATGAGGAGTTGATGTTATCTTCAGTATCTTAAAATCTGAGCCTGAACTCCTTTAAAAGCATTCAGTACTTCTAGTTCCTTTCTCCTCACAGGAGTATCTACTCTTAAACACCTTGTTTGCGTATGGAGAGATTAGCCAATGGTTAACAGGGAGATTTTGCTGTCAAATAAAAAGGCATGTCAcacttttcatattttcagtCCACATTTTTTCATAAAGTATCTGAACACCAGAACTTTTTTCCTGGTTGATACTTTTCTTTGGGAAGTTTTTAATTTAAGCCACACTAATTCCGGACTGCTCTAATCAAACACTGAATAAAGTTGCAATTTGTGCAACGTCCAACATCTACAGTCTGACTCTTCTATGTTTCGTAAGGTTTTGGAATTTCAAAGCTTTGACCATACAGATTAAGACTGCCATGCAaaaccttcaccttggcattaAAACATTAGAAAGTAACCACTACTATACTTGAAAACATGGTTTATCCCAGGGTTAAAAACTCTTCCATAGCTAGCATGCACCTTGCTTCTCATAGCACTGACCCCAAATTGTGtatttttcccagttttccaaATGTCATTTTGTGAAAGTAATCCAGGTAGTTACTTGGTTTTACATGGATTAAGCACTAATATTATTTCAgtaaccttaaaaaaaattagaaaaaaagtttCCTTACCGTCTTTTAAGCTCAAGTTCTACTGATTCAGTCATGTTTCAAAAGTGAAAACAGTGCCTGAATTTTACAGAATCTGCTGAGTTGGgagagacccacaaggatcattttAAACCTGTTTTATCAGACATTTAAAGTATTGAtgactttccctttttttcacaAACATTACATTTAGGGTGGCACATTCCTATTGATGGTGAGCTGACTTTTTCCagttataaaaattatttatatatcttaCAGACAGAAAGCATGTACCTATTTCACCAGAACTAGctaataaaaacacatttttcttcttcttgaaTGATAAAAAAAGcttgtggggggaaaaaaagagaaaaacagacagAACTATGACGTGCCTGCAATACAGAGGCTGGCAATGAAGAACAAGGTTCATATGTCCAAGATCCACAAttgcaaattaaaatttaaataaattgttACAGGCATCTATCCTGGCACGGTAATCATGAAGCTATAAACTTTCAAAACAAGCTTCAAAATATATCAGTGCTTGAAGACTATTGAAACTGATCTTTGAAACATTTGTTCCATcgtatttttttcccccttcttccctGGTTCGTGGAATACCCCTGGCAATTGTGGTGCAGCTGAGCATTACTTCCATTTTACTCAAAACTTCAGAAATTGGTCATTTTCTAACAGCTGCAAAAAACATCAGATATAAAGAGCAAATTGTGAGTATTATCTGCAGTTTTagtattttatgtttaaaaggGAGCAAGCACAGGAAAAGCCAAAGATGATACAGGAAACCAAACACGTCATACCAGAGGAGTTGGCAAGAGCGTGACCTCTTTTGCCAAGGAAGGAATGTGACTCCAGTGTGTAAATGTATACATGcaaacacatatatatatatctatctacATATATGACATTGTGTAAACATGTATCCCTGTGCATACACGTACATGGAAAAGGTGCAAACCATCAGCAAGAATAAGGAGCTATTTATAATTCCAAGCAATGGGACAAGTAAACTGACCTTCCTGTGGATAAACTTAGTCTGAAAAGGGAGATAGTTTGGAGCCTGGAATGGACTTTATATCTTAGCAGAAAGGGCAAAGTCTGTATAAACTGCTTGATGGTGGTGCCAGATCAGTTCATGAACAGGGTAGTAAGACAGAGCTGTGCGCTAAAGCAGGATCCCAAACTCAAGCTAGCCACAGGGCACAGAAGAGAAATAACAAGATATCCACAGCAGAGTCTGAAAACCACTGATAGAGCTACTGTACCttcctgccctgggctctgcctctgCCAATTCCAGACCAGAAACGTGACCTCTgtgaaaacagcttttttttttggctgtgaCAACAGCCCTACAACTAAACACTCGCTGCCAACACACAACTATCTTTGTGCATCATCAGTGCAGCTACATAAAAGCCAAGACATCCTTATTTTTAAGATGGTTTCATAAACCAGCTCTGGATCATGCACTGCATACTTTGTACTCTAGGCATTGGTGCTgcattataaaataatataattacATTTATCTTCCACTCAGAAGAGCCTGGCTTGCCTTTATCAGCTACTGACTTCTAAAACTAAGTATCACGATCACAGCAATGGAACagcagtttattttaaagaaatggtaATCTTGCTCTGCTAAATACATGGTTTTGCCTTTATTATCCTTCATTTCCTGTTGCTATTTAAATCCAGTAAATACAGTCTTACCTGTCTGAAAGGAAATTACCCTTTGTACAGAAGGATTCATCTTCGTGTAACATGGCAGATaagtgtgttttgctttgttacGCAGCCCATGTGTTGGCAAGGACGGCTGACTCCGCTGGAAGGGAGTTCTGATGAGCGGGCAGCTACGGGCATCCTGGGCACTGCAGGAGCACCCGTGGTTCCTGCGGTAGCACCCCACGGGGTTCCCGTGCCGGCAGGACGTGTCTGGCTGCAGGTGCCAGAGGTGTGACGGCGCCCTGCTGTGTCCGTGTTCTCGGGTGTGCGTGTCGCGGAGCTCACTGTGCGTGTGCCCGTGGCGCGACCGTGTGTGTGACCCTGCGGCTCCGCGGGGCCCGCGCTTACCTGCCggccgagccgggccgggccgagccgcCGGCCAAGGCCCGCCGCAGCAGCCGAGAGACCTGCCCGGGCCGCCGGGAAGTTCCGGAACGTCCCgcctcttctccttcctcttccttctcctcctcttcctcttcctcctcccgcGCCTCCGCCTCCTGCCCCCGCCCCTCGCGATCGCGCGTGCCCGCGTGTGTGAGCGCGCTGTGGTGGGCGCGTGTCCGTGTCCGTGTCCGTGTccgtgtccgtgtgtccgtatgtccgtgtgtccgtgtgtgtgtctgtgtgtctgtgtgtctgtgtgtccgtgtgtgtgtgtgtgtgtctgtgtgtgtgtgtgtgtctgtgtgtgtgtgtgtgtctgtgtctttgtgtgtgtgtgtctgtctgtgtgtgtgtgtgtgtctgtgtgtgtgtgtgtctgtgtgtgtctgtgtccgTCTGTGTCCGTGAgtccgtgtgtccgtgtgtccgtgtgtgtctgtgtgtgtgtgtgtgtctgtgtgtgtctgtgtccgtgagtccgtgtgtccgtgtgtccgtaTGTCCgtgtccgtgtgtgtg
Proteins encoded in this region:
- the MTIF3 gene encoding translation initiation factor IF-3, mitochondrial isoform X2 — encoded protein: MTALCTMKHLCQATRNENRYAKRFFGTLLTQTPQKWFFFPFWTVVPDPRKSTVFALTQPFCTAEKSQTEPKRNTAFGSVGRRIPYRIVHVINQDGESLGNMHRADALKLMDQHNLKLVLLKENVEPPVYRLMTGQQIHEEQLRRAEKKKASPKPGVVQKELSFSSAIAKNDLETKTKQIAQWIDKKYHVKVTIRQAKGSNTDMSMLFDQILETVSEKATYLSKPKVTREGVSACILRHMSDKELKAHQKMENQKNSTVKKDENENLKSNELHQ
- the MTIF3 gene encoding translation initiation factor IF-3, mitochondrial isoform X1, with the protein product MLHEDESFCTKGNFLSDRMTALCTMKHLCQATRNENRYAKRFFGTLLTQTPQKWFFFPFWTVVPDPRKSTVFALTQPFCTAEKSQTEPKRNTAFGSVGRRIPYRIVHVINQDGESLGNMHRADALKLMDQHNLKLVLLKENVEPPVYRLMTGQQIHEEQLRRAEKKKASPKPGVVQKELSFSSAIAKNDLETKTKQIAQWIDKKYHVKVTIRQAKGSNTDMSMLFDQILETVSEKATYLSKPKVTREGVSACILRHMSDKELKAHQKMENQKNSTVKKDENENLKSNELHQ